In a single window of the Pseudodesulfovibrio profundus genome:
- a CDS encoding 4Fe-4S ferredoxin, with the protein MSDETPRAEMETDIVCVGFGPAAGGFLTTLTRGLMNEDGTPVAESKAMPGMPPQVICYERADDIGFGVSGVVTKGRAIKASFPDLDLSQIPMAHEVTEEKILYLADPVGASRRPTAFKLADKMLGRFMEDDAYELPYIPPFLEKHPGMVFSIGQLNQWVGSNLMGTGLAQIWPSSPVAEPLMEGKAVKGVRMADQGVEKDGTPSAGFMPGMDMKAALTVVADGPVGPVGQHLDRELGLPEGKHQREWAVGMKCVVDLPEGCDWKPGTVLHTIGYPEPEIFGFLYVYPNNVASLGIFVPSWFDNPVRTAYRYMQHWMMHPYLWKRLEGGTMRSWGAKSLFESGKQGEPFLCGDGFARIGEGSGSTNVLTGSGVDEAWATGVQLGESVLELLKEGKEFTKENLEATYVAKRRDSWVEEEAKVAEKARDGFTHNVLMGFLGMGMTGLTGGKLNMPGKAVKPQDRIPSIEEYYKDYIPEGEIQDIREECAKKGTSLHDALMERVGWPEIPLDGTLLVSHQDALLMGGKVQANHGYGDHVRFADKGTCEACREQVCIEACSGQAIYTNPEGGMPLFDREKCVHCGACMWNCSKSNYKDPERTNVQFRSGSGGLHSVEN; encoded by the coding sequence ATGAGTGACGAGACTCCCCGTGCTGAGATGGAAACCGATATTGTCTGCGTCGGATTCGGACCGGCTGCCGGCGGTTTTCTGACCACGCTGACACGCGGCCTGATGAACGAAGACGGAACCCCCGTCGCCGAATCAAAAGCCATGCCCGGTATGCCGCCGCAGGTTATCTGCTATGAGCGCGCTGATGATATCGGATTTGGTGTTTCAGGCGTTGTGACCAAGGGGCGGGCCATCAAGGCGTCGTTCCCTGATCTCGATCTTTCCCAGATTCCCATGGCGCACGAAGTTACCGAAGAAAAGATTCTGTATCTTGCCGATCCGGTAGGCGCCAGCCGTCGTCCGACCGCGTTTAAACTGGCTGATAAAATGCTGGGCCGGTTCATGGAAGATGACGCGTATGAGCTGCCGTACATCCCGCCGTTTCTTGAAAAGCACCCCGGTATGGTCTTCTCCATTGGTCAGTTGAACCAGTGGGTTGGTTCCAACCTGATGGGTACTGGTCTGGCGCAGATATGGCCGTCCAGCCCGGTGGCCGAGCCTCTTATGGAAGGCAAAGCGGTCAAGGGTGTGCGCATGGCTGATCAGGGCGTCGAAAAAGACGGAACGCCATCAGCAGGCTTCATGCCTGGAATGGACATGAAAGCCGCACTGACTGTCGTTGCTGACGGTCCTGTCGGGCCGGTCGGACAGCATCTCGATAGAGAACTAGGTCTGCCCGAAGGCAAGCATCAGCGGGAATGGGCCGTGGGTATGAAGTGTGTGGTCGATCTGCCTGAAGGCTGCGACTGGAAACCCGGCACTGTCCTGCACACCATCGGCTATCCCGAGCCGGAAATTTTCGGATTCCTTTACGTGTACCCCAATAACGTCGCCTCACTCGGTATTTTCGTGCCGTCCTGGTTCGACAATCCGGTGCGTACCGCCTATCGCTACATGCAGCACTGGATGATGCACCCGTATCTCTGGAAACGCCTTGAGGGCGGAACCATGCGTTCATGGGGCGCCAAGTCGCTGTTCGAGTCGGGCAAGCAGGGCGAACCGTTTCTGTGCGGCGATGGATTCGCTCGCATCGGCGAAGGCTCCGGCTCCACCAATGTGCTGACCGGCTCCGGCGTTGATGAAGCATGGGCCACAGGCGTTCAGTTGGGTGAGTCCGTGTTGGAGCTTTTGAAAGAGGGCAAGGAATTCACCAAGGAGAATCTCGAAGCAACCTACGTTGCCAAGCGTCGGGATTCCTGGGTCGAAGAAGAAGCCAAGGTAGCCGAGAAGGCCCGTGACGGATTCACGCATAACGTGCTTATGGGCTTCCTGGGCATGGGCATGACCGGATTGACCGGTGGCAAGTTGAACATGCCCGGCAAGGCGGTGAAACCACAGGATCGCATCCCCTCCATTGAAGAATATTACAAGGACTACATCCCCGAAGGCGAGATTCAGGACATTCGGGAAGAATGTGCCAAGAAGGGAACAAGCCTGCACGATGCACTCATGGAGCGCGTGGGGTGGCCGGAAATACCGTTGGATGGTACGTTGCTCGTGTCGCATCAGGATGCACTGCTGATGGGCGGCAAGGTTCAGGCCAACCATGGTTATGGCGACCATGTCCGTTTCGCGGATAAAGGCACGTGTGAGGCGTGTCGGGAGCAGGTCTGTATCGAGGCGTGTTCCGGGCAGGCAATTTATACCAACCCTGAAGGCGGCATGCCGTTGTTTGACAGGGAAAAATGTGTGCACTGCGGTGCCTGCATGTGGAACTGCAGCAAGTCCAATTACAAGGATCCGGAACGTACAAATGTCCAGTTTCGAAGCGGTTCCGGTGGATTGCATTCCGTTGAAAACTGA
- a CDS encoding GNAT family N-acetyltransferase — protein sequence MRIVPYEGHDSDSIVELITSIQIDEFGVATSAQKQPDLRNITQFYQQGAGNFWLAFDGDTLIGTIALKDVGDGVCALRKMFVKREYRGGGAGVAASLMQTLLDWARSRGVQSIYLGTVDVYHAAHRFYEKSGFTEVERSEVPDSIPLMDVDVKFYRYCVPE from the coding sequence GTGCGGATCGTACCGTATGAAGGCCACGATTCTGACAGCATTGTCGAGCTGATCACTTCCATCCAGATTGATGAGTTTGGTGTCGCCACCTCGGCGCAAAAGCAACCGGACCTCCGAAACATAACGCAATTCTATCAGCAGGGAGCAGGAAACTTCTGGCTCGCTTTTGATGGGGATACCCTGATCGGGACCATCGCACTCAAAGATGTTGGCGATGGCGTGTGTGCTCTGCGCAAGATGTTTGTGAAGAGGGAGTACCGGGGGGGTGGAGCAGGTGTTGCCGCTTCGCTCATGCAGACGTTGCTCGACTGGGCCAGATCCCGGGGCGTTCAGTCGATCTATCTCGGAACAGTGGATGTGTATCACGCGGCCCATCGATTCTATGAAAAATCCGGTTTCACCGAGGTAGAGCGGTCCGAGGTGCCGGACAGTATCCCGCTGATGGATGTTGATGTGAAGTTCTATCGGTACTGTGTGCCTGAGTAG
- a CDS encoding acyl-CoA dehydrogenase family protein, giving the protein MYTLRTLPGDDVRQIMWRFADRFDLQMSVQSARSIARSVVAKLVAEGARNTHEWTEQKDELLTAFDQSGLTALFMDPHQGGYIEGPKNLALSLVAFELAWVDAGAATSSLASCLALAPIHEKGTPEQRDYYMSKCVPPQPGEDREIWRGAFALTEPLPYIGVDTGVLCGKATVADWKEGEEPMLQIDKRGRFITNMDFANFVTAAVDSNDDRIKGTFMVILEEGDEGVYDRGAPTLKMVHQLSSTRDPILNLKVPADRIIGGYDVVDGVIVPKYNHSEIIGSVFHRTRIPVGLMSSAKLLSAVEPVIRYHRNRFRGGDACQEGSPRFEKGIQANEDALQRLVDVWASGEAGCSLAFAASRLADDFDPIEKAKEAHFEAEGVTSPRKQMMALRKMKETVFEFVDLEYTPEAERDQARYEELKNDTLVSYAYQEALAGVLNPGTKLWNTGVGANMMREAVALVGGYGITEDCPGFLMQKWADTQLEATYEGPEAVQRRHMTMTMTNEVFLHTMDAWIAQLKRAGKENPGLGSFVLASAMELWKYTLEYLQGAKDDEGRKLFHNKRQGVTFPMADALGWLLGPYFLTTDVLELIEKGPMSPTLAEGLEDLTSFYKDMCHVQAARAAGEVARICTELVYGFNTCKCNEPSGELGDQSQCDREDMKQFRELKAKVDMCMAGSRMARDRAGNALCCVMIPEALDYPIG; this is encoded by the coding sequence ATGTATACACTGCGAACTCTTCCGGGAGACGATGTCCGTCAGATCATGTGGCGCTTCGCCGACCGTTTTGACCTGCAAATGTCCGTACAATCTGCCCGCTCCATCGCACGCAGTGTGGTGGCAAAGCTGGTTGCAGAGGGTGCTCGCAACACTCACGAGTGGACAGAGCAGAAAGATGAACTCCTCACCGCGTTCGACCAGTCCGGTCTGACCGCGCTGTTCATGGACCCCCATCAGGGTGGGTATATCGAAGGCCCCAAAAACCTCGCGCTCTCGCTGGTCGCTTTTGAACTGGCCTGGGTCGATGCCGGTGCCGCCACTTCTTCGCTGGCCTCCTGTCTGGCTCTGGCTCCCATTCATGAAAAGGGAACCCCTGAGCAGCGTGACTACTACATGTCCAAATGTGTGCCGCCCCAGCCCGGTGAAGATCGGGAAATCTGGCGTGGTGCTTTTGCTCTGACCGAACCGCTCCCGTACATCGGGGTTGATACCGGCGTACTGTGCGGCAAGGCCACCGTGGCCGACTGGAAAGAGGGTGAAGAGCCCATGCTCCAGATCGACAAGCGCGGTCGTTTCATCACCAACATGGACTTCGCCAACTTTGTTACGGCTGCCGTTGATTCCAACGACGATCGTATCAAGGGCACATTCATGGTCATCCTCGAAGAGGGCGACGAAGGTGTTTATGACCGCGGTGCACCGACGCTGAAGATGGTCCACCAGTTGTCTTCCACACGCGATCCCATTCTCAATCTCAAAGTTCCTGCCGATCGAATCATCGGCGGATACGATGTGGTTGATGGGGTTATCGTACCCAAATACAATCACTCCGAAATCATCGGTTCCGTATTTCACCGGACCCGTATTCCTGTCGGCCTGATGTCTTCTGCCAAGCTGCTGTCCGCAGTCGAGCCGGTCATCCGCTATCACCGGAATCGTTTCCGCGGTGGCGATGCCTGCCAGGAAGGTTCCCCCCGTTTTGAAAAGGGTATCCAGGCCAACGAAGATGCGCTCCAGCGTCTTGTCGATGTATGGGCATCCGGTGAGGCCGGTTGTTCTCTCGCGTTCGCGGCCTCCCGTCTGGCTGACGATTTCGATCCCATCGAAAAAGCCAAGGAAGCACATTTTGAAGCCGAGGGTGTGACATCTCCCCGCAAGCAGATGATGGCCCTTCGCAAGATGAAGGAGACCGTGTTCGAGTTCGTTGATCTCGAATACACTCCCGAAGCAGAGCGCGATCAGGCCCGCTATGAAGAATTGAAGAACGATACGCTGGTTAGCTATGCGTATCAGGAAGCCCTGGCAGGCGTGCTCAACCCCGGCACCAAGCTCTGGAACACCGGTGTTGGCGCCAACATGATGCGCGAAGCTGTCGCTCTGGTCGGCGGCTACGGTATCACCGAAGATTGCCCCGGCTTCCTCATGCAGAAGTGGGCGGATACGCAGCTCGAAGCCACCTACGAAGGCCCGGAAGCTGTTCAGCGTCGTCACATGACCATGACCATGACCAACGAGGTTTTCCTGCACACCATGGATGCATGGATTGCCCAGCTCAAGCGGGCTGGCAAGGAGAACCCCGGCCTCGGAAGCTTTGTGCTCGCCTCGGCCATGGAACTCTGGAAATACACCCTGGAATACCTCCAGGGCGCCAAGGACGACGAAGGACGTAAACTCTTCCACAACAAGCGTCAGGGCGTTACCTTCCCGATGGCGGATGCCCTCGGCTGGTTGCTCGGACCATACTTCCTCACCACGGATGTCCTTGAGCTGATCGAAAAAGGCCCCATGTCCCCGACATTGGCCGAAGGTCTCGAAGACCTGACCAGCTTCTACAAGGATATGTGCCATGTGCAGGCTGCCCGTGCTGCCGGTGAAGTCGCCCGTATCTGCACCGAACTGGTCTACGGCTTCAACACCTGCAAGTGCAATGAGCCTTCCGGCGAACTGGGCGATCAGTCTCAGTGTGACCGGGAAGACATGAAGCAGTTCCGTGAACTCAAGGCCAAAGTCGACATGTGCATGGCCGGTTCACGCATGGCCAGGGATCGGGCAGGCAACGCCTTGTGTTGCGTCATGATTCCCGAAGCGCTGGACTACCCCATCGGTTAA
- a CDS encoding electron transfer flavoprotein subunit alpha: MTVLYIAHTECDGTLSKVALESLSTAKKLADGLGAELTVGLVGADVAAAADSIAGCGAKFLAVTGPAYNDGVYSIDLAAAEAIAKAAEAEIIIAPATSRYSRAIPGLAIRLGGRVDTHISCVEAVDGKPVAKRWFYRQRMEGTLTREERPWIMTLDSGCSVAFEGSGSAEIETIEADLSSVRTKPMGMECVSEDEQTIRPDAQSLLVAGAGWSKKQADGEVHVAEAEDIILRFLSKTKASLGSSKSLVDISGEGGAVISFLTHMHQIGQTGSSPRHAKGLATCCHGEEPHVVGWRFIKERRAINTDASCGWAQGKCDVLYVGDAFEIMKKVNELLD; this comes from the coding sequence ATGACAGTATTGTATATTGCACATACCGAATGCGACGGCACGTTGTCGAAAGTCGCCCTGGAATCCCTGTCCACTGCGAAAAAACTCGCTGATGGGCTGGGCGCTGAGTTGACTGTCGGACTGGTGGGAGCTGATGTTGCCGCCGCTGCCGACTCCATCGCCGGATGCGGTGCCAAGTTTTTGGCCGTGACCGGACCTGCCTACAACGACGGCGTCTATTCCATCGATCTGGCTGCTGCCGAGGCTATTGCCAAGGCTGCAGAGGCTGAGATCATCATTGCTCCGGCCACCTCCCGCTACAGCCGTGCCATCCCCGGATTGGCCATTCGTCTGGGCGGTCGAGTGGATACCCACATCTCCTGTGTGGAAGCCGTTGATGGCAAGCCTGTTGCCAAGCGCTGGTTCTATCGTCAGCGCATGGAAGGCACTCTGACCCGCGAAGAGCGTCCCTGGATCATGACCCTTGATTCCGGTTGTTCCGTTGCCTTTGAGGGCAGTGGTTCCGCAGAGATCGAGACCATTGAAGCTGATCTCTCTTCTGTTCGTACCAAGCCTATGGGCATGGAGTGCGTTTCCGAAGACGAGCAGACTATCCGCCCCGATGCGCAATCCCTGTTGGTTGCCGGTGCAGGTTGGTCCAAGAAGCAGGCTGATGGTGAAGTCCATGTTGCCGAAGCTGAAGACATCATTCTTCGCTTCCTCAGCAAGACCAAGGCTTCCCTTGGCTCGTCCAAATCGCTGGTGGATATCTCCGGTGAAGGCGGCGCAGTCATTTCCTTCCTGACGCATATGCATCAGATCGGTCAGACCGGTTCATCCCCGCGTCACGCCAAAGGTCTTGCGACCTGCTGCCATGGTGAAGAACCCCATGTTGTCGGCTGGCGATTCATCAAGGAACGTCGCGCTATCAACACCGATGCCAGCTGCGGCTGGGCACAGGGCAAATGCGACGTGCTCTACGTTGGTGATGCGTTCGAGATCATGAAAAAGGTCAACGAACTGTTGGATTAG
- a CDS encoding adenylosuccinate synthase translates to MANIVVFGSQWGDEGKGKIVDMLAEDAKAIVRFQGGNNAGHTLVVDGKECILHLIPSGVLHPGKQCLIGNGVVLDPFVFCEELDKLAAKGLDVSAKRMMISKKTHVIMPYHRLIDSAREAAKSEAGKIGTTGRGIGPCYEDKMNRCGIRAGDFADLDLLKKKIGKALEEKNVLFKHLYDAEPMDAEAVFNEVKPVAERLAAYLGDVSSAIQEADGSVLFEGAQGTHLDIDHGTYPFVTSSNTVTANAASGAGCSPRDLERIIAIVKAYTTRVGGGPFPTELDDADGEYMQQQGHEFGATTGRKRRCGWLDLVVLKESVRLNGPTELAITKLDVLSGMKELKLCTSYEYKGEQIAYPPQEENGMAYVTPVYESMPGWDEDITGARSWDDLPENAVNYLRRIEEITGVKVGIVSVGPDRAQTF, encoded by the coding sequence ATGGCCAATATCGTAGTTTTCGGCTCTCAATGGGGAGACGAAGGCAAAGGCAAGATAGTCGACATGCTGGCGGAAGACGCCAAGGCTATCGTCCGCTTTCAGGGCGGCAACAACGCCGGGCACACTCTGGTGGTTGACGGGAAGGAATGTATTCTTCACCTGATACCCTCCGGCGTACTCCATCCCGGGAAACAATGTCTCATCGGCAATGGTGTCGTGCTGGACCCGTTCGTCTTTTGCGAAGAGCTGGATAAACTCGCAGCCAAAGGGCTCGACGTTTCCGCCAAGCGCATGATGATCAGCAAAAAGACGCATGTCATCATGCCGTATCACCGCCTGATTGATTCCGCTCGTGAAGCTGCCAAGTCCGAAGCCGGCAAGATCGGTACCACCGGACGCGGTATCGGCCCCTGCTACGAAGACAAGATGAACCGCTGCGGTATCCGCGCCGGAGACTTTGCCGACCTTGATCTGCTCAAGAAGAAGATCGGCAAGGCTCTTGAAGAGAAAAACGTCCTGTTCAAGCATCTTTACGATGCTGAACCCATGGATGCCGAGGCTGTATTCAATGAAGTCAAACCTGTTGCCGAACGCCTGGCCGCCTACTTGGGCGATGTGTCTTCGGCCATTCAGGAGGCTGACGGTTCCGTTCTGTTCGAAGGCGCACAGGGAACCCATCTTGATATCGACCATGGCACCTATCCGTTCGTGACCTCTTCCAATACGGTCACGGCCAATGCTGCTTCCGGTGCCGGTTGTTCGCCGCGTGACCTGGAGCGCATCATCGCCATTGTCAAAGCCTACACAACCCGTGTTGGCGGCGGTCCGTTCCCCACGGAACTAGATGACGCCGATGGCGAATACATGCAGCAGCAGGGACACGAGTTCGGTGCAACCACCGGACGTAAACGTCGTTGCGGCTGGCTTGATCTCGTGGTGCTCAAGGAATCCGTTCGCTTGAACGGTCCCACCGAGTTGGCCATCACCAAGCTCGACGTGCTTTCCGGTATGAAAGAACTCAAGCTGTGTACGTCCTATGAGTACAAGGGTGAACAGATTGCCTATCCTCCGCAGGAAGAGAACGGCATGGCGTATGTGACTCCCGTATATGAATCCATGCCCGGCTGGGATGAAGACATCACCGGTGCGCGTTCCTGGGACGACCTGCCGGAAAATGCTGTCAACTACCTGCGCCGTATCGAAGAGATCACCGGTGTGAAAGTCGGTATTGTCTCTGTCGGTCCGGATCGGGCTCAGACCTTTTAG
- a CDS encoding bacteriohemerythrin, protein MKIKVRLLGSVALIFLIVVSMFLSTWLVTSSQKSDSLVINLAGRQRMLSQKVAKEILAYEKEQRAELAKQINTTMQVFETTLASLTRSGDAPLTLDPKGPVAALPEASDDVRDQLVTVAGLWKPYKAHIQAVLAGGPLDEGRIIMESMDVLKAMNKAVVMMQGETEARVTTLLVSQSICVAIGVIIFLGVLFALNTHLARPLSRLETFAREIAGGNLDAKIQGSFIGELAALKETLGVMVGNLRETMENVASERATAERNADSAKKAAEEANAKQEQVTLLLTTMSDAAGRAGGISESVAAAAGELAAQVDEVNHGTGVQRDRMAETATAMEEMNATVLEVARNASNAAEAAGRARENAQTGADGVREAVSSFDAVKDKMLHLNESMGQLGEQAENIGNIMNVVTDIADQTNLLALNAAIEAARAGEAGRGFAVVADEVRKLAEKTMSATKEVGDAVGTIQEQARSNIKAVEESVEDIVKSTEAANESGRFMSEIVSIVGETAGMVESIATASEEQSAASEEINMAVSEVTSVANETADGMARAAKSLEHLSALAADLDVVIRDMSGQSSAMLNPDLKSLDEIEADLKAQGRRMSDRSNLKAADPDGVMQWGNEFSTNIREIDEQHLRLVDLINALQKAMRSGQGRSAIKEVLEELKQYTVFHFAHEESLFEKYGYPESEAHANEHKMFVDKVLSFEEKILSGRSSVTSEVLDFLKQWLTKHIKVVDRAYSPYMNSKGLY, encoded by the coding sequence GTGAAAATTAAAGTTCGTTTGCTGGGGTCGGTCGCCCTCATATTTTTAATCGTTGTCAGCATGTTTCTTTCGACATGGCTTGTGACCTCCAGCCAGAAGAGTGACAGCTTGGTTATTAACCTCGCTGGAAGACAGCGTATGTTGAGCCAGAAGGTAGCCAAAGAGATTCTGGCCTATGAAAAAGAGCAACGCGCTGAACTGGCAAAACAGATCAACACGACCATGCAGGTCTTTGAAACCACGCTCGCATCCCTTACCCGTTCAGGTGACGCGCCGTTGACACTCGATCCGAAAGGACCGGTTGCGGCTCTGCCCGAAGCCAGTGATGACGTGCGCGATCAGTTGGTCACGGTTGCCGGTCTGTGGAAGCCGTACAAGGCACATATTCAGGCCGTACTTGCCGGTGGCCCGCTGGATGAAGGCCGGATAATCATGGAGAGCATGGATGTGCTCAAGGCCATGAATAAAGCCGTTGTCATGATGCAGGGCGAGACCGAAGCCAGAGTGACCACTCTTTTGGTCAGTCAATCCATCTGCGTTGCCATCGGCGTGATCATATTCCTCGGCGTTCTGTTTGCTCTCAATACCCACCTTGCCAGGCCGCTCTCTCGACTTGAAACATTTGCCCGTGAAATTGCGGGCGGCAATCTGGATGCTAAAATTCAGGGTAGCTTCATCGGCGAGTTGGCAGCGCTGAAGGAAACGCTTGGAGTCATGGTCGGTAACCTGAGAGAAACCATGGAGAACGTGGCTTCTGAGAGAGCGACGGCGGAACGCAACGCTGACAGCGCCAAAAAGGCTGCTGAAGAAGCCAACGCCAAACAGGAGCAGGTGACCCTGCTGCTTACCACCATGTCTGATGCTGCCGGTCGCGCCGGAGGAATTTCGGAAAGCGTGGCTGCTGCCGCGGGTGAACTTGCCGCTCAGGTGGACGAAGTGAATCACGGAACAGGCGTGCAGCGTGACCGTATGGCGGAAACCGCCACGGCCATGGAAGAAATGAACGCCACGGTTCTCGAAGTGGCTCGCAACGCATCCAACGCTGCCGAAGCCGCTGGCCGTGCTCGCGAGAATGCCCAGACCGGTGCTGACGGCGTTCGTGAGGCGGTGTCATCCTTTGATGCCGTGAAGGATAAAATGCTCCATTTGAATGAGTCCATGGGGCAACTGGGTGAACAGGCGGAGAATATCGGCAACATCATGAATGTTGTTACCGATATCGCTGATCAGACCAACCTCCTGGCATTGAACGCAGCCATCGAAGCGGCTCGTGCCGGTGAAGCCGGACGCGGGTTTGCCGTTGTTGCCGACGAAGTGCGCAAGCTTGCTGAAAAGACCATGAGCGCCACTAAGGAAGTTGGTGATGCTGTCGGTACCATTCAGGAACAGGCGCGCAGCAATATCAAGGCTGTGGAAGAGTCGGTGGAAGATATCGTCAAATCCACCGAGGCTGCCAATGAGTCCGGTCGATTCATGAGTGAGATTGTTTCCATTGTCGGCGAGACTGCCGGGATGGTGGAATCCATTGCCACGGCCTCCGAAGAGCAGTCCGCAGCCAGCGAAGAGATCAACATGGCTGTTTCCGAGGTGACCAGTGTTGCCAATGAAACGGCTGACGGTATGGCTCGTGCGGCCAAAAGCCTTGAACACCTCTCGGCTCTGGCGGCTGATCTGGATGTGGTTATTCGTGATATGTCCGGCCAGTCGAGCGCAATGTTGAATCCGGACTTGAAGAGCCTGGATGAAATCGAGGCTGACCTCAAGGCGCAGGGCAGACGGATGTCGGATCGCTCGAATCTGAAAGCGGCTGATCCTGACGGTGTGATGCAGTGGGGCAATGAGTTCTCCACCAACATTCGCGAGATCGACGAGCAGCACCTGCGCTTGGTTGACCTTATCAATGCTTTGCAGAAGGCCATGCGATCCGGTCAGGGACGCAGTGCCATCAAGGAAGTGTTGGAAGAACTCAAGCAGTACACCGTGTTCCACTTCGCCCACGAGGAATCGCTGTTCGAGAAGTACGGCTACCCGGAGTCCGAAGCCCATGCCAATGAGCACAAGATGTTCGTGGACAAGGTACTCAGCTTTGAAGAGAAGATTCTTTCAGGCAGAAGTTCTGTCACATCAGAGGTCCTTGATTTCCTCAAGCAGTGGCTGACCAAACATATCAAGGTCGTGGACCGAGCATATTCGCCCTACATGAACAGTAAGGGCTTATATTAG
- a CDS encoding DNA polymerase III subunit delta' has product MTMHDDPLAALVGHEHAVKRLDAIAHDPPQSIVIEGGDADSRVALSLYWAMRLNCASGKHVCGECPACKQIGDLAYNDLLFFDGREGLIKVDMVRDQRGTWGQPPNGDGYRVTVFAEAQMFMTEAANALLKSLEEPRPGNVFVLSAPQRERLLDTLVSRSWVVTLAWPDVRSNPPEINEWTTALVNFWSSGRGWFEKTSAKGAVDKHLALQVVLGMQRELCEAMSGACSTPLSTTLANTHDLKSLRRIGLVLDQAQDALNTQVPVNPAMVLDWVATRMS; this is encoded by the coding sequence ATGACGATGCACGATGATCCGCTGGCAGCCCTTGTGGGGCATGAACATGCGGTTAAGCGTCTGGACGCCATTGCTCACGACCCGCCTCAATCAATCGTTATAGAAGGGGGCGACGCGGATAGCCGTGTCGCCCTTTCCCTGTACTGGGCCATGCGGCTCAACTGCGCTTCGGGCAAACATGTCTGCGGAGAGTGTCCCGCATGCAAACAGATCGGCGACCTTGCCTACAACGATCTGCTGTTCTTCGATGGCAGGGAAGGGCTGATTAAGGTCGATATGGTTCGCGATCAGCGCGGCACCTGGGGGCAACCGCCCAACGGTGACGGCTACCGTGTCACCGTGTTTGCCGAGGCCCAGATGTTCATGACCGAAGCGGCCAACGCATTGCTCAAGTCCCTTGAGGAACCGCGTCCCGGCAACGTGTTCGTCTTGAGCGCTCCGCAGCGTGAACGGTTGCTCGATACCTTGGTCTCCCGATCCTGGGTTGTCACCCTTGCCTGGCCTGACGTGCGCTCAAATCCTCCTGAGATCAATGAGTGGACAACGGCGCTGGTCAACTTCTGGAGCTCTGGACGCGGGTGGTTCGAGAAAACCTCGGCCAAAGGTGCCGTGGACAAGCACCTTGCCCTGCAAGTGGTTCTCGGCATGCAGCGGGAACTCTGCGAAGCAATGTCGGGTGCCTGTTCGACGCCTCTCTCCACCACGCTTGCCAACACCCACGATCTCAAGTCACTGCGTCGAATTGGTCTGGTTCTGGACCAGGCGCAGGACGCCCTCAATACGCAGGTGCCTGTCAATCCGGCCATGGTGCTTGACTGGGTTGCCACCCGAATGAGTTAG
- a CDS encoding electron transfer flavoprotein subunit beta/FixA family protein: MSTDFHIVVCGSIVPDPLQTLAPQDSPNGPALQNEMMLPAVLDPWAGHALYEAADLAAKNPGSQVWLVALGPKAKLQQVMMAVSQKAPFQLVVADGSASGFTDSYETAKVLSESIDGIAGLDKSKMLLFGGWQSASRGSGAVMQMVGEMQGVTEQFQGVDKLTVGDDGSLEVLERVEGGAYQRSVVDSAPAVLGWATGELPEPPNNPQIGMQNMQKNMPALQQAKPADLSGTSLTFKGVEVPQQRRETRVVKDASVEEMAQEIADWIKA; the protein is encoded by the coding sequence ATGAGCACTGATTTCCACATCGTGGTCTGCGGTTCCATTGTTCCGGACCCGCTCCAGACGCTCGCACCGCAGGACAGCCCCAACGGGCCGGCCCTGCAGAATGAAATGATGCTTCCGGCCGTGCTCGATCCATGGGCCGGTCATGCTTTGTATGAAGCCGCTGATCTCGCGGCCAAAAATCCCGGAAGCCAGGTTTGGCTTGTCGCTCTTGGCCCCAAAGCCAAGTTACAGCAGGTGATGATGGCTGTTTCGCAGAAGGCACCGTTCCAGTTGGTCGTTGCAGATGGTTCTGCCTCGGGCTTCACGGATAGCTATGAAACTGCCAAGGTTCTGTCCGAGAGCATTGACGGCATCGCCGGACTGGACAAGTCCAAGATGCTGCTCTTCGGTGGCTGGCAGTCCGCTTCCCGCGGTTCCGGCGCTGTCATGCAAATGGTCGGCGAAATGCAGGGTGTAACCGAGCAGTTCCAGGGCGTTGATAAACTGACTGTTGGCGATGACGGTTCCCTCGAAGTGCTTGAGCGCGTCGAAGGTGGAGCGTACCAGCGTTCCGTCGTTGACAGCGCGCCTGCCGTATTGGGCTGGGCTACCGGCGAACTGCCCGAGCCGCCCAACAATCCGCAGATCGGCATGCAGAACATGCAGAAGAATATGCCCGCATTGCAGCAGGCCAAGCCCGCTGATCTTTCCGGTACTTCCCTGACGTTCAAGGGCGTCGAAGTGCCGCAGCAGCGACGCGAAACGCGTGTGGTCAAGGACGCTTCCGTGGAAGAGATGGCCCAAGAAATTGCTGATTGGATCAAGGCGTAA